In Fusarium oxysporum f. sp. lycopersici 4287 chromosome 4, whole genome shotgun sequence, a genomic segment contains:
- a CDS encoding cytochrome P450 oxidoreductase produces MPGRTLPTFTRAEVEAHNSGDSCYVTIGNKVYDITDFVEDHPGGPEYILEYAGRDIEEILKDSDSHTHSDSAYEILDENLVGFLVSEKAVNGHANGKANGNGNAKLPNGEANGDANGSVHPRTGMSCAEDLSKDTDYNLDYKKNKFLDLNRPLFPQIWFGGFSKEFYLDQVHRPRHYKGGQSAPLFGNFLEPLSKTAWWVVPMVWLPCVAYGTWVASQGFDNQLFTVGYWLFGVFFWTIIEYVLHRFLFHLDYYLPDNRVGITLHFILHGIHHYLPMDKYRLVMPPTLFAALAAPFWKFAHAVLFHNWYAATAAYCGGIFGYVCYDLTHYFLHHQDLPLWYKELKKYHLAHHFLDYELGFGVTSKFWDSVFGTELIYNTKKTK; encoded by the exons ATGCCTGGACGTACTCTACCAACTTTCACTCGCGCTGAGGTCGAAGCGCATAACTCTGGTGACTCCTGCTATGTCACCATCGGCAACAAGGTCTACGATATCACCGATTTTGTTGAGGATCATCCTGGCGGTCCCGAATATATTCTCGAATACGCCGGTCGCGATATCGAAGAGATCCTTAAAGATTCTGATTCTCATACACACTCTGACTCTGCCTACGAGATTCTCGACGAGAACCTTGTTGGATTTCTCGTCTCTGAAAAGGCTGTAAATGGACACGCCAACGGAAAGGCCAACGGCAACGGAAATGCAAAGCTACCCAATGGTGAAGCCAACGGAGACGCCAATGGCTCCGTCCACCCCCGAACCGGAATGTCTTGCGCGGAGGACTTGAGCAAGGATACAGACTATAACTTGGACTacaagaagaacaagttTCTCGACCTGAACCGACCCCTCTTCCCTCAGATCTGGTTCGGCGGTTTCTCCAAAGAATTCTATCTTGATCAGGTCCATCGCCCTCGCCACTACAAGGGAGGCCAGTCTGCGCCTTTGTTTGGTAACTTCCTTGAGCCTCTCTCCAAGACCGCCTGGTGGGTTGTTCCTATGGTCTGGCTGCCTTGCGTCGCGTACGGTACCTGGGTTGCTTCTCAAGGTTTTGACAACCAGCTCTTTACTGTGGGCTACTGGCTTTTTGGCGTGTTCTTCTGGACCATCATTGAATATGTCCTGCATCGCTTCCTGTTCCATCTTGACTA CTACCTGCCTGACAACCGTGTTGGAATTACACTTCATTTCATCCTTCACGGCATCCATCATTATCTGCCTATGGACAAGTATCGTCTTGTTATGCCTCCTACGCTCTTCGCTGCTTTGGCCGCTCCTTTCTGGAAGTTTGCACATGCTGTACTCTTCCACAACTGGTATGCTGCTACTGCAGCCTACTGTGGCGGCATCTTCGGATACGTCTGCTACGATCTCACACATTACTTccttcaccaccaagaccttcCTCTGTGGTACAAGGAACTCAAGAAGTACCATCTTGCTCACCACTTCCTTGACTATGAACTCGGTTTCGGTGTGACGAGCAAGTTCTGGGACAGTGTGTTTGGTACTGAGCTGatctacaacaccaagaagacgAAATAA
- a CDS encoding high-affinity iron transporter (At least one base has a quality score < 10) yields the protein MGAALLRIGKMQAKWRVKLAKALESPIKAGSKGWFKQFIEKYAMFVLPFVTVLREGIEAVVFVAGVSFSASAKSIPLPTVVGLFAGCCVGYLLYKGGASTKLQLFLVLSTCLLYLVGAGLFSRSVWSFEMAKWNEYIGGEADEFGNGPGSYDIDQSVWHVNCCASTEAIQNGWGIFNAILGWTNSATYGSVISYNLYWICVMIGFIVMRFKETHGRLPFGKAKASANAVDDAESHASSTPKNAATEKTTTA from the exons ATGGGCGCAGCTCTGCTCCGTATCGGCAAGATGCAAGCAAAGTGGCGAGTCAAGCTGGCAAAGGCTCTCGAATCGCCAATCAAAGCTGGTTCCAAGGGATGGTTCAAGCAGTTTATCGAGAAGTACGCTATGTTCGTCTTGCCTTTTGTCACCGTCCTTCGAGAGGGTATCGAGGCTGTCGTCTTCGTCGCTGGTGTGTCCTTTTCTGCTTCGGCCAAGTCCATTCCTCTCCCAACTGTTGTCGGCCTCTTTGCCGGTTGCTGTGTTGGCTATCTTCTTTACAA GGGTGGCGCGAGCACCAAACTTCAACTCTTCCTCGTTCTCTCGACCTGCCTCTTGTACCTCGTGGGTGCTGGTCTCTTTTCTCGCTCTGTCTGGAGTTTCGAGATGGCCAAGTGGAATGAGTACATTGGTGGTGAAGCTGATGAGTTTGGAAACGGACCTGGTTCCTATGATATTGACCAGAGTGTCTGGCACGTCAAC TGCTGTGCCTCCACCGAAGCTATTCAGAACGGCTGGGGTATCTTCAATGCCATTCTTGGCTGGACAAACTCCGCTACTTATGGCTCTGTCATCTCCTATAACCTATACTGGATTTGCGTCATGATCGGTTTCATCGTCATGCGTTTTAAGGAGACACATGGCAGGCTGCCTTTCGGAAAGGCGAAGGCTTCTGCCAacgctgttgatgatgctgagagCCACGCAAGCTCAACTCCCAAGAACGCTGCAACAGAGAAGACTACTACCGCTTAG
- a CDS encoding CDP-diacylglycerol-inositol 3-phosphatidyltransferase (At least one base has a quality score < 10): MPLHPRTCSFLYSVSCLLDALDGYAARIYEQSTRFGAVLDMVTDRCTTACLIVFLSSAFPRWAIVFQGLIALDLASHYMHMYATLVVSGTNASHKSIDESKNWLLRLYYTNKNVLFALCALNELFFIALYLLCFSSPLVSPYLIKPIQTVGAELQAGAQVNTSILAQIFPDPFSPAALELARANKMDSTVPWIIAGVSFPFMFLKQFINCVQLYNASLGLAEIDLKTRREQGLPRPKPKEA, translated from the exons ATGCCCCTCCATCCTCGTACTTGCTCGTTCCTCTACAGCGTCTCATGTCTCCTCGATGCCCTTGATGGCTACGCCGCGCGTATCTACGAACAGTCCACTCGCTTCGGCGCTGTTCTTGATATGGTCACAGATCGCTGTACTACAGCCTGTCTTAttgtcttcctctcctccGCCTTCCCTCGATGGGCCATTGTTTTCCAGGGCTTGATTGCTCTTGACCTTGCCAGCCACTATATGCATATGTATGCTACTCTCGTTGTCTCAGGCACCAACGCCAGTCACAAGAGCATTGACGAGAGCAAGAACTGGCTATTGCGCCTCTACTACACCAACAAG AATGTCCTGTTCGCCCTTTGCGCTCTCAAcgagctcttcttcatcgccctCTACCTCCTCTGCTTCTCGTCTCCTCTCGTCTCGCCCTACCTCATCAAGCCTATCCAGACTGTCGGTGCCGAGCTTCAGGCTGGTGCTCAAGTCAACACTTCGATCCTCGCCCAGATCTTCCCCGACCCCTTCAGCCCTGCTGCTCTCGAGCTTGCACGTGCGAACAAGATGGATTCTACAGTACCTTGGATAATTGCCGGGGTTAGCTTTCCTTTTATGTTCCTCAAGCAGTTCATCAACTGCGTTCAGCTTTACAATGCCAGTTTGGGCCTCGCCGAGATCGATCTCAAGACTCGCAGAGAGCAGGGTCTCCCCCgccccaagcccaaggaaGCTTAA
- a CDS encoding high-affinity iron transporter (At least one base has a quality score < 10), which produces MAVDVFAVPVFLVVFRETLETVIIVSVLLAFLKQTLDGPNGDIKVYKQLRRQVWLGTGIGFFICLVVAAAVIGVFYTVGRNSWEKNEYYYEGAFCLFASLIISVMGAALLRIGKMQAKWRVKLAKALESPIKAGSKGWFKQFIEKYAMFVLPFVTVLREGIEAVVFVAGVSFSASAKSIPLPTVVGLFAGCCVGYLLYKGGASTKLQLFLVLSTCLLYLVGAGLFSRSVWSFEMAKWNEYIGGEADEFGNGPGSYDIDQSVWHVNCCASTEAIQNGWGIFNAILGWTNSATYGSVISYNLYWICVMIGFIVMRFKETHGRLPFGKAKASANAVDDAESHASSTPKNAATEKTTTA; this is translated from the exons ATGGCCGTAGACGTCTTTGCGGTTCCtgtcttccttgttgtcTTTCGAGAGACGCTTGAGACAGTCATCATCGTTTCTGTCTTGCTTGCTTTCCTCAAGCAAACCCTTGACGGTCCCAATGGTGACATCAAGGTGTACAAACAGCTGAGACGTCAG GTCTGGCTTGGAACGGGTATCGGGTTCTTCATCTGCTTGGTTGTCGCCGCTGCTGTCATTGGTGTCTTCTACACCGTTGGCAGGAACTCATGGGAGAAGAACGAGTACTACTATGAAGGTGCATTCTGTCTCTTTGCATCCCTAATCATCTCCGTCATGGGCGCAGCTCTGCTCCGTATCGGCAAGATGCAAGCAAAGTGGCGAGTCAAGCTGGCAAAGGCTCTCGAATCGCCAATCAAAGCTGGTTCCAAGGGATGGTTCAAGCAGTTTATCGAGAAGTACGCTATGTTCGTCTTGCCTTTTGTCACCGTCCTTCGAGAGGGTATCGAGGCTGTCGTCTTCGTCGCTGGTGTGTCCTTTTCTGCTTCGGCCAAGTCCATTCCTCTCCCAACTGTTGTCGGCCTCTTTGCCGGTTGCTGTGTTGGCTATCTTCTTTACAA GGGTGGCGCGAGCACCAAACTTCAACTCTTCCTCGTTCTCTCGACCTGCCTCTTGTACCTCGTGGGTGCTGGTCTCTTTTCTCGCTCTGTCTGGAGTTTCGAGATGGCCAAGTGGAATGAGTACATTGGTGGTGAAGCTGATGAGTTTGGAAACGGACCTGGTTCCTATGATATTGACCAGAGTGTCTGGCACGTCAAC TGCTGTGCCTCCACCGAAGCTATTCAGAACGGCTGGGGTATCTTCAATGCCATTCTTGGCTGGACAAACTCCGCTACTTATGGCTCTGTCATCTCCTATAACCTATACTGGATTTGCGTCATGATCGGTTTCATCGTCATGCGTTTTAAGGAGACACATGGCAGGCTGCCTTTCGGAAAGGCGAAGGCTTCTGCCAacgctgttgatgatgctgagagCCACGCAAGCTCAACTCCCAAGAACGCTGCAACAGAGAAGACTACTACCGCTTAG